One window of Bacillus sp. THAF10 genomic DNA carries:
- a CDS encoding penicillin-binding protein 1A, translated as MSDKYQTREQRRKAMQDEKNLGKGTKKKTSKKATFKKVFLAALIVGIVGLLTGIGTFAYYVSSTPPLDETLLKVPVPSKVYDMNGELAAEIGGQQAREYVDADDIPDLVKNAFLATEDVRFYEHNGVDYRRLAGAALANVTRGFGSEGGSTITQQLVKLSFLSPDKTLKRKAQEFYLAYQLESRFTKDEILEMYLNRIYFSNYAYGISNAAKNYYGKSLDELELHEAAMLAGLPQSPNRYNPITNPENAEKRRNIVLSLMVQHGKISQEEADEAKAVTVDSTLSEDAERTNYSNKYNAFVDRVIEEITEQLGDVDPQTDGLEIYTTLDIKAQEQVEYLLSDESGIPHPDNEDYQVGISLLDTQTGEIRAIGGGRNHMKTGTNYATELRAQPASAIKPILDYAPAIEYLDWSTYHQINDEPYQYTNGDPINNWDNKHKGYLSIRQHLADSRNIPALKALQEVGLDKARDFAVNLGIPLEEEIVEAYSIGGFNNGISPLQMAGAYSSFGSGGTYTEPYAVTKVVFQDGSSVDLNKESEVVMKDSTAFMITDMLKTSVRSGLANRAHVPGLNIAGKSGTTNFSSETIEEFGIPKGGVPSTWFAGYTPTYTAAVWTGFKRTGENNYLRPIDGTNSDQYLSREIFKSLIESISTSEEDKADFPVPNSVVRVPIEKGTNPPLKASEFTPKEQITNEYFIKGTEPKEVSKEYDKLPSPANLKATYDEEANVINLNWEYPEDRKDGVTFVVNVAVNEESSQPLTETKDLGLVVENPEPGTKYTFEVIAVEDENAENKSDPVTKSVTTPVKEEDESIIPELPSPPGDGEEPPEDGEEPPGDGEEPPGDGEEPPGDGEEPPGDGEEPPGDGEEPPGDGEEPPGDGDGEGTNSNRGQRDREDED; from the coding sequence ATGTCTGATAAGTATCAAACACGAGAACAAAGAAGAAAAGCAATGCAAGATGAAAAAAACCTTGGAAAAGGAACAAAAAAGAAAACATCTAAAAAAGCGACATTTAAAAAAGTGTTTTTGGCTGCACTAATTGTTGGAATAGTAGGTTTACTTACCGGTATTGGAACTTTTGCTTATTACGTCAGCAGCACCCCTCCTTTAGATGAAACCTTACTTAAGGTACCCGTTCCCTCCAAAGTGTACGACATGAATGGAGAGCTTGCAGCGGAAATTGGCGGACAACAAGCAAGAGAATATGTGGATGCTGATGACATACCAGATCTCGTGAAAAACGCATTTTTAGCTACAGAGGATGTTAGGTTTTATGAGCATAATGGAGTAGATTACCGTCGTCTTGCTGGAGCAGCACTAGCAAATGTTACGCGAGGCTTCGGTTCTGAAGGTGGTAGTACCATTACGCAACAGCTTGTGAAGCTATCCTTTTTATCTCCTGATAAAACGTTAAAAAGAAAAGCGCAAGAGTTTTACCTTGCCTATCAATTAGAATCTCGTTTTACGAAAGATGAGATTCTTGAGATGTATCTTAACCGCATTTATTTTTCAAATTATGCTTATGGCATTTCCAATGCAGCGAAGAACTATTATGGAAAGTCTTTAGATGAGTTAGAATTACATGAAGCAGCCATGCTTGCAGGACTTCCACAAAGTCCTAATCGATATAACCCAATAACAAACCCAGAAAACGCAGAAAAACGACGCAATATTGTCCTAAGTCTAATGGTTCAGCACGGGAAAATCTCACAAGAGGAAGCCGATGAAGCAAAAGCAGTAACTGTGGATTCCACTCTTTCAGAGGATGCCGAAAGAACAAATTACTCTAATAAGTATAATGCGTTTGTAGACCGAGTTATTGAAGAAATTACAGAACAATTAGGTGATGTTGATCCACAAACAGATGGCTTAGAGATTTACACAACACTTGATATAAAGGCTCAAGAGCAAGTAGAGTATCTTCTTTCTGATGAAAGTGGAATTCCGCATCCAGATAATGAGGATTACCAGGTTGGTATTTCCTTGCTTGATACACAAACAGGTGAAATACGTGCCATTGGTGGCGGCAGAAATCATATGAAAACAGGAACAAACTATGCAACTGAATTACGTGCACAGCCTGCTTCTGCTATTAAACCTATTCTTGATTATGCACCAGCCATTGAATATCTAGATTGGTCAACGTATCATCAGATTAATGATGAACCTTATCAATACACGAATGGTGACCCAATAAACAACTGGGATAACAAACATAAAGGTTATTTAAGCATAAGACAGCACTTGGCTGATTCAAGGAACATTCCTGCACTGAAAGCACTGCAAGAGGTTGGTCTTGACAAGGCCCGTGATTTCGCAGTTAATCTTGGGATACCTTTGGAGGAAGAAATTGTAGAAGCCTATTCTATCGGTGGATTTAACAATGGGATATCCCCTCTTCAAATGGCTGGAGCTTATAGTTCCTTTGGAAGTGGCGGAACCTATACAGAGCCTTATGCCGTTACAAAAGTTGTGTTTCAGGATGGCTCAAGTGTTGATTTAAATAAAGAGTCCGAGGTTGTTATGAAGGATTCTACTGCTTTTATGATTACAGATATGCTAAAAACCTCTGTACGTAGTGGTTTAGCAAATCGTGCTCATGTTCCAGGACTAAATATTGCAGGTAAATCAGGAACAACTAACTTCAGTTCTGAAACTATTGAGGAATTTGGAATTCCAAAGGGCGGTGTTCCAAGCACGTGGTTTGCCGGTTATACCCCTACCTATACTGCAGCAGTTTGGACTGGGTTCAAAAGAACGGGCGAAAACAACTATTTAAGACCCATTGACGGAACAAACAGTGATCAATATTTATCAAGAGAAATCTTCAAGAGTCTCATAGAGAGTATTTCAACTTCTGAAGAAGATAAAGCAGACTTCCCTGTTCCAAACAGTGTAGTGCGCGTACCTATTGAAAAAGGAACCAATCCACCTTTAAAAGCAAGTGAGTTTACACCAAAGGAACAGATTACAAATGAGTACTTTATTAAAGGTACAGAACCGAAGGAAGTTTCCAAGGAATATGATAAACTCCCTTCCCCTGCTAACTTAAAAGCGACGTACGATGAAGAAGCAAATGTTATCAACTTGAATTGGGAATACCCTGAAGACAGAAAAGATGGCGTTACATTCGTAGTGAATGTAGCAGTGAATGAAGAATCCTCTCAACCATTGACCGAAACAAAGGATTTGGGACTGGTGGTCGAAAATCCAGAGCCAGGTACTAAGTATACGTTTGAAGTAATTGCTGTAGAGGATGAAAACGCAGAAAACAAAAGTGATCCAGTTACTAAATCTGTGACCACACCAGTAAAGGAAGAAGATGAGAGCATCATCCCTGAACTTCCTTCTCCACCAGGAGATGGCGAAGAGCCACCTGAAGATGGCGAAGAACCGCCAGGGGATGGCGAGGAGCCACCTGGGGATGGCGAGGAACCACCTGGAGACGGTGAAGAACCGCCTGGAGATGGCGAGGAGCCACCTGGGGATGGCGAGGAACCACCTGGGGATGGTGAAGAACCACCTGGGGATGGTGATGGAGAAGGAACTAACTCCAACCGTGGTCAACGTGATAGAGAAGATGAAGACTAA
- a CDS encoding YpoC family protein gives MRVPEAFWHPYFYSEGDSLHSKSFSSEDIIEVPFKFDIAYYLGAAPDNLPWESLTDSIPLLIVSWKAQMRILTELHEKRSRQQARQYIIPSISWYLQMLFWINDQPVRGLTNWKVDCDALKWKPVNVVERVDFALKKPNLYHSFIQLQQLFNETEKIFYKKQALKIK, from the coding sequence ATGAGGGTACCTGAAGCTTTTTGGCATCCTTACTTTTATTCAGAAGGGGATAGTCTCCATAGCAAATCTTTTTCATCAGAAGATATCATAGAAGTCCCATTTAAATTCGATATCGCATATTATTTAGGTGCAGCACCTGATAATCTTCCGTGGGAAAGTTTAACTGATAGCATTCCATTATTGATAGTAAGTTGGAAAGCCCAGATGAGGATTTTGACAGAGCTTCATGAAAAACGAAGTCGTCAACAGGCAAGGCAATACATAATACCTTCAATCTCCTGGTACTTACAAATGTTATTTTGGATAAATGATCAACCTGTTAGAGGGTTAACTAACTGGAAGGTAGATTGTGATGCTCTAAAGTGGAAGCCTGTAAATGTGGTAGAAAGAGTAGATTTTGCTCTAAAAAAACCAAATCTTTATCACTCCTTCATACAGCTTCAACAGCTCTTTAATGAAACAGAAAAAATATTTTACAAAAAACAAGCCTTAAAAATCAAATAA
- a CDS encoding DnaD domain-containing protein has protein sequence MKKEQFLQFMEQGNLSIPKYLLTNYVKLGLNEKEFLLLLHVHSFVEQGIIFPTPAEIAERMTIEPTECMDILRHLLQKGYVSISDEIDEYSIKYERYSLQPLWEKMISFMMNESKHTTEQSQANQESSLYSVFEQEFGRPLSPFECETLGMWMDQDHHDPTIIKAALREAVISGKLNFRYIDRILFEWKKNGIKTINQADEYGKRFRKNQQKQAPQASQSKTRNNTVPFYNWLD, from the coding sequence ATGAAAAAAGAGCAATTTTTGCAATTTATGGAACAAGGCAATTTATCGATTCCAAAATATTTATTAACGAACTATGTAAAATTAGGTTTAAATGAAAAAGAGTTTCTTCTCTTATTACATGTCCATTCCTTTGTGGAACAAGGCATCATTTTTCCAACACCTGCAGAAATTGCAGAGAGAATGACCATTGAACCAACAGAGTGCATGGATATACTCCGCCATTTGCTACAAAAAGGATATGTTTCCATCAGTGATGAAATTGATGAGTACTCCATTAAATATGAAAGATACTCCTTGCAACCCTTATGGGAAAAAATGATTTCATTCATGATGAATGAGTCAAAGCATACAACTGAACAATCCCAAGCTAATCAAGAATCCAGCCTCTATTCTGTATTTGAACAGGAATTTGGACGACCACTGTCTCCATTCGAATGTGAAACATTAGGCATGTGGATGGATCAAGACCACCATGATCCAACCATCATAAAAGCTGCATTAAGAGAAGCAGTCATTTCGGGAAAACTTAATTTCCGCTATATTGACCGCATCTTATTTGAATGGAAAAAGAATGGAATAAAGACCATTAATCAAGCTGATGAATATGGAAAAAGATTTAGAAAAAATCAACAAAAACAAGCTCCACAAGCTTCACAAAGTAAAACAAGGAATAATACGGTACCATTTTATAACTGGTTAGATTAG
- the nth gene encoding endonuclease III, translating into MLNLNQIREVLDTMGDMFPDAHCELNHKNPFELVIAVALSAQCTDALVNKVTKNLFEKYKTPHDYLAVPLEELQQDIRSIGLYRNKAKNIRSLCQLLLDDYEGEVPTERDELVKLPGVGRKTANVVVSVAFGVPAIAVDTHVERVSKRLGICKWKDSVLEVEKTLMRKIPKEEWSETHHRLIFFGRYHCKAQNPQCDSCPLLEMCREGKKRMKKRVG; encoded by the coding sequence ATGTTAAATTTGAATCAAATTCGAGAGGTCCTTGATACGATGGGGGATATGTTTCCAGATGCTCATTGTGAGTTAAATCATAAAAACCCCTTTGAGTTAGTTATAGCGGTTGCTCTATCTGCCCAATGTACCGATGCACTTGTAAATAAAGTAACCAAAAACCTCTTTGAAAAATACAAAACCCCACATGACTATCTAGCTGTACCCCTTGAGGAGCTGCAGCAAGATATTCGCTCTATTGGCCTATATCGAAATAAAGCGAAAAATATCCGTAGCTTATGTCAACTATTGCTCGATGATTATGAAGGAGAAGTACCAACAGAACGTGATGAACTTGTTAAGCTTCCGGGAGTAGGGAGAAAAACGGCCAATGTGGTCGTATCCGTAGCATTTGGCGTACCTGCAATTGCTGTCGATACCCATGTGGAAAGAGTTAGCAAACGGCTGGGTATCTGTAAGTGGAAGGACAGCGTCTTAGAAGTGGAGAAAACCTTAATGAGAAAAATACCTAAGGAAGAATGGTCCGAAACTCATCATCGGCTTATTTTTTTTGGTAGATATCATTGCAAGGCACAAAACCCGCAATGTGATAGTTGTCCTCTTTTAGAAATGTGTAGAGAAGGGAAAAAGCGAATGAAAAAGAGGGTGGGATAA